A region of the Penicillium psychrofluorescens genome assembly, chromosome: 6 genome:
TGGAGATCGATACTGGGAGATATCGAAGATGCGCCGTGTCACCGTCTCCTCGTTCCGAGGAAAGACTCTGGTGAACGTTCGAGAATACTACGAGAAGGACGGCCAAGAGCTCCCAGGGAAGAAGGTGCGCCGTCCACGCTCTTCTCGCTGATCTGACTGACTGGGGTGGATTCGTTCCTGCAGGGCATTTCCATGCCAGTGGACCAATTCGCGGCGCTGGTGACGTTGCTTCCGGAGATTGAGCAGTCTCTCACACAGCAGGGCCAGTCTCTGCCACGCCCGGATTACTCTGGTGACGGGGGCCAGGACGATTCGGAGAATATGGAACAGGACAGTTTGAAGCCTGACAAGCAGAACATCGAGGCCACAAGTGATGAGGAGAGTGAGGCCTGATTTTCTCAGTAGGCTGCTTATGAGGAACTCGGGCCAATATCCAGGGCTA
Encoded here:
- a CDS encoding uncharacterized protein (ID:PFLUO_009191-T1.cds;~source:funannotate), whose amino-acid sequence is MTSRKRSSGDDLAEDNHHKKAKVSHRDTSKVDSNGDRYWEISKMRRVTVSSFRGKTLVNVREYYEKDGQELPGKKGISMPVDQFAALVTLLPEIEQSLTQQGQSLPRPDYSGDGGQDDSENMEQDSLKPDKQNIEATSDEESEA